A single region of the Musa acuminata AAA Group cultivar baxijiao chromosome BXJ1-11, Cavendish_Baxijiao_AAA, whole genome shotgun sequence genome encodes:
- the LOC135596431 gene encoding uncharacterized protein LOC135596431: MQTSIPLVSPPTSSHSTLPPPRQRFAAQNPAPLPESPASPPGQSTQPGSRGAEDPATHLTPVAPLSDSAEGLWAQLRLVGRRLDEVQHEVRRTRGDPGAEQHQGSPFTPEIQEHAIPPHFRLPSLDAYDGATDPADHVAAFRAQMALYGTSDALMCRAFPITLRGPARAWYSNLKTASIASFDQLAKDFELNFLAHAKPRPSVAMLLGLNQREDEPLSHFVDRFTIQIRGLTDAHPSLMMQAFMMGLRPTRFFWSLVERPPTSVPEMLQRANQFVATEA; encoded by the coding sequence ATGCAGACCAGCATCCCGCTGGTCTCTCCTCCGACATCTTCACACTCAACCCTGCCTCCACCACGGCAACGGTTTGCCGCCCAGAACCCCGCACCGCTTCCCGAGTCTCCCGCTTCGCCTCCGGGCCAATCGACCCAACCCGggagccgaggagcggaggaTCCAGCGACGCACCTGACGCCCGTAGCCCCGCTTTCAGACTCGGCGGAGGGCCTGTGGGCCCAGCTACGCCTCGTAGGCCGCCGACTGGACGAGGTGCAGCATGAGGTTCGCCGGACCAGGGGAGACCCGGGGGCCGAGCAACACCAGGGGTCCCCTTTcacccccgagattcaagagcatgcgatcccgccgcattttcggctcccTTCATTAGACGCCTACGATGGCGCCACCGACCCGGCTGACCACGTAGCAGCTttccgcgcccagatggcgctgtaTGGGACgtccgatgccctgatgtgcagggctttCCCGATAACCCTGCGAGGCCCAGCCCGGgcgtggtacagcaatctgaagaccgcgtccatcgcctctttcgaccagttggccaaggatttcgaacttaactTTCTGGCTCACGCCAAGCCGAGGCCGTCGGTGGcaatgctcctcgggctcaaccagagggaggacgagcccctttctcacttcGTGGACCGCTTCACCATACAAATTCGCGGGCTGActgatgctcacccctctttgatgatgcaggcattcatgatgggcctgcggcctacccgattcttttggtctctggtggagcgaccccccacttcgGTACCCGAAATGTTACAACGCGCAAACCAGTTCGTCGCTACTGAAGCATGA